In a genomic window of Flavobacteriales bacterium:
- a CDS encoding protein-L-isoaspartate(D-aspartate) O-methyltransferase yields MHANDDFRHQGMRRRLVALLRDKGISNDAVLAAIGKVPRHLFIDDSAFQMRAYEDTAFPIPCGQTISQPYTVAFQTALLDPKPGNRILEVGTGSGYQTAVLSALGARVFSIERHKPLYLQTKERLARLGYSASLSHGDGFAGLKREGPFDGILVTCGAPFVPQALVEQLKAGASLVIPVGEGDVQEMQVLKKSGDGAVEVTHRGRFKFVPMLAEKVK; encoded by the coding sequence ATGCACGCCAACGACGACTTCAGGCATCAGGGGATGCGCCGCAGGCTGGTTGCGCTCCTGCGGGATAAAGGCATCTCGAACGACGCTGTGCTCGCGGCCATCGGAAAGGTGCCCCGCCATCTCTTCATCGACGACAGCGCTTTCCAGATGCGCGCCTATGAGGATACCGCATTCCCCATCCCGTGCGGCCAGACCATTTCCCAGCCTTATACGGTTGCTTTCCAAACAGCCTTGCTCGATCCCAAGCCGGGGAACAGGATCTTGGAAGTGGGCACAGGCAGCGGATACCAAACGGCGGTGCTCAGCGCATTGGGCGCCCGCGTTTTCAGCATCGAGCGCCACAAACCGTTGTACTTGCAGACCAAGGAGCGCTTGGCTCGCTTGGGTTATTCCGCCTCGCTTTCCCATGGCGATGGCTTCGCCGGCCTCAAGCGCGAAGGTCCGTTCGACGGAATCCTGGTGACTTGTGGCGCTCCCTTCGTGCCCCAAGCCCTGGTTGAGCAATTGAAAGCCGGCGCCTCACTGGTAATCCCGGTTGGCGAAGGCGATGTGCAAGAGATGCAAGTGCTGAAGAAGTCGGGCGATGGAGCCGTCGAGGTGACTCATCGCGGCCGCTTCAAGTTCGTGCCGATGCTGGCCGAAAAGGTGAAATGA
- a CDS encoding Gfo/Idh/MocA family oxidoreductase → MGPERIRIGVLGSGHLGRIHVQQLLNVPAFEVVGAFDPHPEKRAAITREFGTPGFDSAEELLAQVDAIDIVTPTVAHHRLAKQALEMGLHAFIEKPVTVTVEEAEDLLCTAAARGCVVQVGHVERFNPAFQAALPFFGEPMFIEGHRLAQWNPRGTDVSVVLDLMIHDIDIILHVVKSPVRSVQASGVAVVSDTPDICNARIAFANGCVANLTASRISLKNMRKSRFFQRDAYISVDMLDKVAEVVRMRPVDGDADPFAVTIDLGEGKGKREISFEKPAVPSINAIREELASFAGSIHSGKPPSVTLAEATEALRTALAVLQSMDSRNS, encoded by the coding sequence ATGGGTCCAGAACGCATTCGCATCGGAGTACTGGGCTCAGGACACTTGGGTCGCATCCATGTGCAGCAACTGCTGAACGTGCCTGCCTTTGAAGTGGTCGGGGCCTTCGACCCGCATCCGGAGAAGCGTGCGGCGATCACCCGTGAATTCGGTACGCCGGGCTTCGATTCGGCAGAGGAGCTCCTGGCTCAAGTGGATGCGATCGACATCGTGACGCCCACGGTAGCGCATCATCGCTTGGCCAAGCAAGCGCTCGAGATGGGGCTTCATGCGTTCATCGAGAAGCCTGTCACCGTCACCGTAGAGGAGGCGGAGGATCTGCTGTGCACCGCCGCAGCCCGCGGGTGCGTGGTGCAGGTCGGCCATGTCGAGCGGTTCAATCCAGCCTTCCAGGCAGCGCTGCCGTTCTTCGGCGAGCCCATGTTCATTGAAGGCCATCGGCTCGCGCAATGGAATCCGCGCGGCACGGACGTGAGCGTCGTTTTGGACCTGATGATCCATGACATCGACATCATCCTCCATGTGGTGAAGAGCCCTGTGCGATCGGTGCAGGCCAGCGGCGTGGCCGTTGTGAGCGATACGCCCGACATCTGCAATGCGCGCATCGCCTTCGCCAATGGATGCGTGGCCAACCTTACAGCCAGCCGCATCAGCCTGAAGAACATGCGCAAGAGCCGGTTCTTCCAGCGAGACGCATACATCTCGGTGGATATGCTGGACAAGGTTGCTGAGGTGGTGCGGATGCGGCCGGTTGATGGGGATGCCGATCCTTTCGCAGTGACCATCGACCTTGGTGAAGGCAAGGGCAAACGAGAGATCTCCTTCGAGAAGCCTGCGGTTCCGTCCATCAATGCCATCCGCGAGGAACTCGCATCTTTCGCCGGGAGCATCCATAGCGGCAAGCCGCCGAGTGTGACCCTGGCGGAAGCCACCGAGGCCCTGCGCACCGCGCTGGCCGTTCTTCAGAGCATGGATTCGCGGAATTCATGA